From Pseudomonas vanderleydeniana, the proteins below share one genomic window:
- a CDS encoding 2Fe-2S iron-sulfur cluster-binding protein, with protein sequence MNRLPVPMGLLIDRSQPLDFSFDGQSYQGFAGDSIASALLANGRFLLSRSFKYHRPRGPLTMAGQDANTLVQLPREPNVLADTHLLEHGVQVTGQNFNGSLDNDRDAYLGKFSRFMPVGFYYRSFYKPRGAWKLWEPIIRRKAGLGVLDLTFQPEYYDKAYLFTDLAVIGAGPAGLQAALTAANAGARVLLIEQQPILGGSLTYARFDLEGQRAEQLRRELVDAVENHANIRVLKKATCNAWFTDNYLPVIQGKRLYKVRATQCLIASGSFDQPVIFRNNDLPGVMLSSAAQRLMKLYAVKPGQRAVVLTGNDDGYLAALDLSEQGVEVAALVDMRPHPARREWLLALEKRGIACHAGSTVYEALHEKGLRHVSGVDIRAITGQGQVAAQGQILACDLLCMSGGYMPVYQLLCQAGGKLAYDDQLAEFTLSGLPQNLRVAGSAHGYHALDNVLADAIDAAAQIVTALNLDPVAKPLPLRSEAPVNFPWPIFPHPKGKDFVDFDEDLQVRDIINATRIGYRDVQLVKRFSTVGMGPSQGRHSALPTARLVAASTQRSVSETGVTTARPPFEAEKLAHVAGRAFDPYRQTPMHQRHLDAGAKMMPAGIWQRPAYYGKPSQRDACMQAEALHVRNKVGIIDVSTLGGLDVRGPDAAELLNRMYTFAFLKQPVGRSRYALMTNEHGVVIDDGVCARFADNHFYVTATTSGVDRIYQQMLKWNAQWRLDVDIANVTAAISAVNVAGPDSRKVLEKVCSDLDLSAEGFPYLAVRQGTVAGIKARLLRVGFVGELGYEIHVPARHALQLWDALMAAGKAHDIRPFGVETQRLLRLEKGHVIISQDTDGMTHPAEIDMGWAVSRNKPFFVGRRSVDILEAQPQKRKLVGFTLPKGSPQPLEGHLVLKGPDISGNVTSCEYSQTLDRIIGLAYAAFDQSTPGQRLPIRVEGGVIVQATVVKLPFFDPENQRQEL encoded by the coding sequence ATGAACCGCCTCCCCGTACCCATGGGCCTGCTGATCGACCGCAGCCAACCGCTCGACTTCAGCTTCGATGGCCAGTCCTACCAGGGGTTCGCCGGCGACAGCATCGCCAGCGCGCTGCTCGCCAATGGCCGCTTCCTGTTGTCGCGCTCGTTCAAGTACCACCGTCCGCGTGGCCCGCTGACCATGGCGGGACAGGACGCCAACACCCTGGTGCAACTGCCGCGCGAACCGAATGTGCTGGCCGATACTCACCTGCTGGAACACGGTGTGCAGGTGACCGGACAGAATTTCAACGGCTCGCTGGACAATGACCGCGACGCCTACCTCGGCAAGTTCTCCAGGTTCATGCCGGTGGGCTTCTACTACCGCTCCTTCTACAAGCCCCGGGGCGCCTGGAAGCTGTGGGAGCCGATCATCCGCAGGAAGGCCGGCCTGGGTGTGCTCGACCTGACGTTCCAGCCGGAGTACTACGACAAGGCCTACCTGTTCACCGACCTTGCCGTGATCGGGGCCGGCCCGGCCGGCCTGCAGGCGGCCCTGACCGCCGCCAATGCCGGGGCCAGGGTCCTGCTGATCGAGCAACAGCCGATCCTCGGTGGCTCGCTGACCTACGCCCGCTTCGACCTCGAGGGCCAGCGGGCCGAGCAGTTGCGCCGGGAGCTGGTCGATGCGGTGGAAAATCACGCCAACATCCGCGTGCTGAAAAAGGCCACCTGCAACGCCTGGTTCACCGACAACTACCTGCCGGTGATCCAGGGCAAGCGCCTGTACAAGGTCCGCGCCACCCAGTGCCTGATCGCCAGCGGCTCGTTCGACCAGCCGGTGATCTTCCGCAACAACGACCTGCCCGGGGTGATGCTCAGCAGCGCCGCGCAACGCCTGATGAAACTGTATGCGGTCAAGCCGGGCCAACGCGCCGTGGTCCTGACCGGCAACGACGACGGCTACCTCGCCGCGCTGGACCTGAGCGAGCAGGGTGTCGAGGTTGCCGCGCTGGTCGACATGCGCCCCCACCCGGCCCGTCGCGAGTGGCTGCTGGCCCTGGAAAAGCGCGGCATTGCCTGCCACGCCGGCAGCACCGTGTACGAGGCCCTGCACGAGAAAGGCCTGCGCCATGTCAGCGGCGTCGACATCCGCGCCATCACCGGCCAAGGCCAGGTCGCGGCACAGGGGCAGATCCTGGCCTGCGACCTGTTGTGCATGTCCGGCGGCTACATGCCGGTCTACCAACTGCTGTGCCAGGCCGGCGGCAAGCTGGCCTACGACGACCAACTGGCGGAGTTCACCCTCAGCGGCCTGCCGCAGAACCTGCGCGTCGCCGGTTCCGCCCATGGCTACCACGCGCTGGACAACGTGCTGGCCGATGCCATCGACGCGGCGGCGCAGATCGTCACCGCGCTGAACCTGGACCCCGTCGCCAAACCGCTGCCGCTGCGCAGTGAGGCCCCGGTCAACTTCCCCTGGCCGATCTTCCCGCACCCCAAGGGCAAGGACTTCGTCGACTTCGATGAGGACCTACAGGTGCGCGACATCATCAACGCCACCCGCATCGGCTACCGCGACGTGCAACTGGTCAAGCGCTTCTCCACGGTCGGCATGGGCCCCTCCCAGGGCCGTCACTCGGCCCTGCCGACGGCACGCCTGGTGGCCGCCTCCACCCAGCGCAGCGTCAGCGAGACCGGCGTGACCACCGCCCGGCCTCCGTTCGAGGCGGAAAAACTGGCCCATGTCGCCGGCCGCGCCTTCGACCCGTACCGGCAGACACCGATGCACCAGCGCCACCTGGACGCCGGGGCGAAGATGATGCCGGCCGGGATCTGGCAGCGTCCGGCCTATTACGGCAAGCCCAGCCAGCGTGACGCCTGCATGCAGGCCGAGGCGCTGCATGTGCGCAACAAGGTCGGCATCATCGACGTCTCGACCCTCGGCGGCCTGGACGTCCGTGGCCCGGACGCCGCCGAACTGCTCAACCGGATGTACACCTTCGCCTTCCTCAAGCAGCCGGTGGGCCGCTCGCGTTATGCGCTGATGACCAACGAACACGGCGTGGTAATCGACGACGGCGTCTGCGCGCGCTTCGCCGACAACCACTTCTACGTGACCGCCACCACCAGCGGCGTGGACCGTATCTACCAGCAGATGCTCAAGTGGAATGCCCAATGGCGGCTGGACGTCGACATTGCCAACGTCACCGCAGCAATTTCTGCGGTCAACGTGGCCGGGCCGGACTCACGCAAGGTGCTGGAAAAAGTCTGCAGCGACCTCGACCTGTCGGCCGAAGGTTTCCCCTACCTGGCCGTGCGCCAGGGGACCGTGGCCGGGATCAAGGCCCGCCTGCTGCGGGTCGGCTTCGTCGGCGAGTTGGGCTATGAGATCCACGTCCCGGCCCGCCATGCGCTGCAACTGTGGGATGCGCTGATGGCAGCCGGCAAGGCCCACGACATTCGCCCGTTCGGCGTCGAGACCCAACGCCTGCTGCGCCTGGAAAAAGGCCACGTGATCATCAGCCAGGACACCGACGGCATGACCCACCCGGCCGAGATCGACATGGGTTGGGCGGTCAGCCGCAACAAGCCGTTCTTTGTCGGCCGCCGCTCGGTGGACATCCTCGAAGCCCAGCCGCAGAAACGCAAGCTGGTCGGTTTCACCCTGCCCAAGGGCAGCCCGCAGCCGCTGGAAGGCCATCTGGTGCTCAAGGGCCCGGACATCAGCGGCAACGTGACCTCTTGCGAATACTCGCAGACCCTCGACCGGATCATCGGCCTGGCCTATGCCGCCTTCGACCAGTCCACGCCGGGGCAACGGCTACCGATCCGGGTCGAGGGCGGCGTGATCGTCCAGGCCACGGTGGTGAAGCTGCCGTTCTTCGACCCTGAAAACCAGCGCCAGGAGCTCTGA
- a CDS encoding sarcosine oxidase subunit gamma, with protein sequence MSSLITERPIAAARHPDGVPAQCTLVDLTDLPRVGFRGPHSAAYLQARGFRLPEAPNRAITQDDGSHVARLSQTEYLLLGSLADRGERIAHEEARWALDHSANYLLPRQDSHAWLQLSGVCIAEVMAKLCGVDLRAQAFAPGAVAQTSAARINVIVVNLGGDAQPTFQILCDRASLAYFRDAVLDAMAEFDGQLSSLDAL encoded by the coding sequence ATGTCCAGCCTCATTACCGAACGTCCCATCGCGGCTGCCCGGCACCCGGACGGCGTACCCGCGCAATGCACCCTGGTCGACCTGACCGACCTGCCGCGGGTCGGCTTTCGTGGCCCCCACAGCGCGGCCTACCTGCAGGCCCGCGGTTTCAGGCTGCCCGAGGCGCCCAACCGCGCCATCACCCAGGACGACGGCAGCCACGTGGCGCGCCTGTCGCAGACCGAGTACCTGCTGCTGGGCAGCCTCGCTGACCGTGGCGAGCGCATTGCCCACGAAGAGGCCCGCTGGGCGCTGGACCACAGCGCCAACTACCTGCTGCCGCGCCAGGACAGTCACGCCTGGCTGCAGTTGAGCGGCGTGTGCATCGCCGAGGTCATGGCCAAGCTCTGTGGCGTCGACCTGCGTGCCCAGGCCTTCGCGCCGGGGGCCGTGGCCCAGACCTCGGCGGCGCGGATCAACGTGATCGTGGTCAACCTCGGCGGCGACGCCCAGCCGACCTTCCAGATCCTCTGCGACCGCGCTTCGCTGGCGTACTTCAGGGACGCCGTCCTCGACGCCATGGCCGAGTTCGATGGGCAACTGTCGAGCCTGGACGCCTTGTAG
- a CDS encoding IclR family transcriptional regulator, with amino-acid sequence MNLPETLDRDTDYRVPALARGLGVLGMFSARTRSLSMQEIAAQLGVTPSAVYRILFTLTDMGYLNKRNNQYELGARVISDGFSYLASRDIVEVAMPHLNELRDRTSLSCHLSIREQTDSLYLYRAFAAQRLSVNIPIGTRIPCHCTAMGRVLLTGLGTAQIAALYQQVRLDDYPSPAPRTLPALLQMVEQDRQQAVLLHRSDYSTAIATGLRDHQGQVTAAINLSGPDAVMDSADARLDFERLLRACAQAISLELGYQP; translated from the coding sequence ATGAACCTGCCTGAAACGCTCGATCGGGACACCGACTACCGCGTCCCCGCCCTCGCCCGCGGCCTGGGCGTGCTGGGCATGTTCAGCGCCCGCACCCGCAGCCTGAGCATGCAGGAGATCGCGGCACAGTTGGGGGTCACCCCCTCGGCGGTGTATCGCATCCTGTTCACGCTGACCGACATGGGTTACCTGAACAAGCGCAACAACCAATACGAACTGGGTGCCCGGGTAATCAGCGACGGCTTCAGCTACCTGGCCAGCCGCGACATCGTCGAAGTGGCGATGCCCCATCTGAACGAGCTGCGCGACCGCACCTCGCTGTCCTGTCACCTGAGCATCCGCGAGCAGACCGACAGCCTGTACCTCTACCGGGCGTTCGCCGCGCAGCGCCTGTCCGTGAACATCCCGATAGGCACCCGAATCCCCTGCCATTGCACGGCGATGGGCCGGGTCCTGCTGACGGGTCTGGGGACTGCGCAGATCGCCGCGCTGTACCAGCAGGTACGCCTGGACGACTACCCCAGCCCGGCGCCACGCACCTTGCCGGCGCTGCTGCAGATGGTCGAGCAGGACCGCCAGCAGGCCGTGCTGCTGCATCGCTCCGACTACTCCACCGCCATCGCCACCGGCCTGCGCGATCATCAGGGCCAGGTGACGGCAGCCATCAACCTGTCCGGCCCGGATGCGGTGATGGATTCGGCGGACGCTCGCCTGGACTTCGAACGACTGCTGCGGGCCTGCGCGCAGGCGATCAGCCTGGAACTCGGCTACCAGCCGTAG
- a CDS encoding OprD family porin has product MTQLKTISLALLSTLATTTPLASSAGEQKEGFIEGSTLNVLSRTFYMNRDYRKGQSAPSGNGYSEATAQGFIGKFESGFTQGTVGVGLDAFAMVGLKLDTGDGRNGGQSSFNVLPVDHEGQARDQYSKAGGSLKVRAFDTVVNVGDVFPSTPVVAFGDSRLLPESFRGVTAINRSISGLTVQGGRLHSMSQPQSTSTRDNFVTFYAGPVDSPWIAYFGGDYEATDRLTLGAYASRLKDAWDQKYASASYVLPLGDQVALTTSLNYYNATDEGKKRLGQFDNDIWSAKVALKYRAHTLSLSHQRNQGDDDFDYLRQSDSIYLANSIQYSDFNAPRERSWMVSYNLDMSDFGVPGLTFMTRYGKGTDADYSHANSTYMRRDAEGNPLVDQKRWERDIEARYVVQTGSLKDLSLRLRQATTRATAFESDLDEVRLIVEYPLSVL; this is encoded by the coding sequence ATGACTCAATTGAAAACAATATCTCTCGCCCTGCTTTCCACTCTCGCCACAACCACTCCGCTCGCCAGCTCTGCCGGCGAACAGAAAGAGGGTTTCATCGAGGGCAGCACGTTGAATGTCCTCAGCCGCACCTTCTACATGAACCGCGACTACCGCAAGGGGCAATCCGCCCCTTCGGGCAACGGTTACTCCGAAGCCACGGCACAGGGTTTCATCGGCAAATTCGAATCCGGCTTCACCCAGGGCACGGTCGGCGTCGGCCTCGATGCCTTTGCCATGGTGGGCCTGAAACTGGACACCGGTGATGGACGCAACGGCGGGCAGAGCTCGTTCAACGTCCTGCCGGTCGACCATGAGGGGCAAGCCAGGGACCAGTACAGCAAGGCGGGTGGCTCGTTGAAAGTCCGGGCCTTCGACACCGTGGTGAACGTCGGCGATGTGTTTCCTTCGACACCGGTCGTGGCCTTCGGCGACTCGCGCCTGCTGCCGGAAAGCTTTCGCGGCGTCACGGCGATCAACCGCAGCATCAGCGGCCTGACGGTACAGGGTGGGCGACTGCATTCGATGAGCCAGCCGCAATCGACCTCGACGCGAGACAACTTCGTGACGTTCTATGCCGGCCCCGTCGACTCGCCCTGGATCGCCTATTTCGGCGGCGACTACGAGGCCACCGACCGGCTGACCCTGGGCGCCTACGCCAGCCGCCTGAAAGATGCCTGGGACCAGAAATACGCCTCGGCATCCTACGTGCTGCCGCTGGGCGATCAAGTGGCACTGACCACCAGCCTGAACTACTACAACGCCACTGACGAGGGCAAAAAGCGGCTCGGCCAGTTCGACAACGACATCTGGAGCGCCAAGGTCGCCCTGAAGTACCGCGCCCACACGCTGTCGCTGTCGCACCAGCGCAACCAGGGCGACGACGACTTCGACTACCTGCGCCAGTCCGACTCCATCTACCTGGCCAACTCCATCCAGTACAGCGACTTCAACGCCCCCCGGGAACGCTCGTGGATGGTGAGCTACAACCTGGACATGAGCGATTTCGGCGTCCCGGGCCTGACGTTCATGACCCGTTACGGCAAAGGCACGGATGCCGACTATTCCCACGCCAACAGCACCTACATGCGCCGGGACGCCGAGGGCAACCCGCTGGTCGACCAGAAACGCTGGGAACGCGATATCGAAGCCCGCTACGTGGTCCAGACCGGCAGCCTGAAGGACCTGTCGTTGCGCCTGCGCCAGGCGACCACCCGGGCCACCGCGTTCGAATCGGACCTGGATGAAGTCCGGCTGATCGTCGAATACCCGTTGAGCGTGCTCTGA
- a CDS encoding DUF2790 domain-containing protein: MRIIQSLVFTLAIISPVVSHAFANDESLTRRIIQDHQEAISQYAQDNNKPLPAIVNYTYGMKLDIAKVIRVSPEMRLCKVIPQLMTYENSKGELNTLQYKVMSDCMGKN, translated from the coding sequence ATGCGTATCATCCAGTCGCTGGTTTTTACCCTGGCCATTATCTCGCCGGTTGTTTCACACGCCTTTGCCAACGATGAGTCGCTGACCAGGCGCATCATCCAGGATCATCAGGAAGCGATCAGTCAATACGCGCAGGACAACAACAAGCCGCTGCCGGCGATCGTCAACTACACCTACGGGATGAAGCTCGACATTGCCAAGGTCATCCGGGTATCGCCCGAAATGCGCTTGTGCAAGGTCATCCCCCAGCTGATGACCTACGAGAACTCGAAGGGCGAGCTCAATACCCTGCAGTACAAGGTCATGAGCGATTGCATGGGCAAGAACTGA
- a CDS encoding efflux RND transporter permease subunit, with translation MFERLIQFAIEQRIVVMLAVVLMAGLGIASYQKLPIDAVPDITNVQVQINTAAPGFSPLETEQRVTFAIETGMAGLPGLKQTRSLSRSGLSQVTVIFEDGTDLFFARQLVGERLQTAKEQLPEGVEAVMGPISTGLGEIFLWTVEAQDGARKEDGTPYTPTDLRVIQDWIIKPQLRNVPGVAEINTIGGFARQYLIAPDPKKLAAYKLTLNDLVAALERNNANVGAGYIERGGEQWLIRAPGQLGAVDDIANIVIANVQGTPIRVSSVAEVDIGRELRSGAATENGREVVLGTVFMLIGENSRTVSQAVAAKLAEINRSLPEGVHAVTVYDRTNLVEKAIATVRKNLLEGAILVIAILFLFLGNIRAALITAMVIPLAMLFTFTGMFTNKVSANLMSLGALDFGIIVDGAVVIVENAIRRLAHAQHRHGRMLTRSERFHEVFAAAKEARRPLIFGQLIIMVVYLPIFALTGVEGKMFHPMAFTVVIALLGAMILSVTFVPAAIAMFVTGKVKEEEGVVMRTARVRYAPVLAWVLKHRLGAFAMAFVLIVLSGVLASRMGSEFVPSLSEGDFALQALRVPGTSLSQSVSMQQRLEKAIVEKVPEVERMFARTGTAEIASDPMPPNISDSYVMLKPQSQWPDPGKSREQLIAELQQAAASVPGSNYELSQPIQLRFNELVSGVRSDVAVKVFGDDMAVLNQTATQIAATLQKVPGASEVKVEQTTGLPVLTINIDRTRAARYGLNVGDVQDAIATAVGGRQAGTLYEGDRRFDLVVRLSDTLRTDVAGLSDLLIPIPAMAGSSDQQIGFIPLSQVASLDLVLGPNQISRENGKRVVVVSANVRGRDLGSFVEEAGARIDDGVRIPPGYWTGWGGQFEQLQSAAKRLQIVVPVALLMVMALLFMMFNSLKDGLLVFTGIPFALTGGVLALWLRDIPLSISAGVGFIALSGVAVLNGLVMIAFIRNLREEGRSLGDAVTEGALTRLRPVLMTALVASLGFIPMALATGTGAEVQRPLATVVIGGILSSTVLTLLVLPALYQWAHRREEA, from the coding sequence ATGTTTGAACGGTTGATTCAATTCGCAATCGAGCAGCGCATCGTCGTGATGCTCGCTGTTGTGCTGATGGCCGGGCTCGGTATTGCCAGCTATCAGAAACTTCCCATCGATGCCGTACCCGACATCACCAACGTCCAGGTGCAGATCAACACGGCCGCGCCCGGTTTCTCGCCACTGGAAACCGAGCAACGGGTGACCTTTGCCATCGAGACCGGCATGGCCGGCTTGCCCGGGCTGAAACAGACCCGCTCGCTGTCCCGTTCCGGGTTGTCCCAGGTCACCGTCATCTTCGAAGACGGCACGGACCTGTTCTTCGCCCGCCAGTTGGTCGGGGAGCGCCTGCAGACCGCCAAGGAGCAACTGCCCGAAGGCGTCGAGGCGGTGATGGGACCGATTTCCACCGGCCTTGGCGAAATTTTCCTGTGGACCGTCGAGGCACAGGATGGTGCCCGCAAGGAGGACGGCACGCCTTACACGCCGACCGACCTGCGGGTCATCCAGGACTGGATCATCAAGCCGCAGTTGCGCAACGTGCCCGGGGTGGCCGAGATCAACACCATCGGTGGTTTTGCCAGGCAGTACCTGATCGCCCCGGATCCGAAGAAACTGGCCGCCTACAAACTCACCCTGAATGACCTGGTTGCGGCGCTGGAGCGCAACAACGCCAACGTCGGTGCCGGCTACATCGAACGCGGCGGCGAACAGTGGCTGATTCGGGCGCCCGGGCAGTTGGGGGCCGTCGACGACATCGCGAACATCGTGATCGCGAACGTGCAGGGCACGCCGATTCGTGTCAGCAGCGTTGCCGAGGTGGACATCGGCCGGGAGCTGCGTTCGGGGGCTGCCACCGAGAACGGCCGTGAGGTCGTGCTGGGCACGGTCTTCATGCTGATCGGCGAGAACAGCCGGACGGTCTCGCAGGCGGTGGCGGCCAAGCTGGCCGAGATCAATCGCTCCCTGCCCGAGGGCGTGCACGCGGTCACCGTCTATGACCGCACCAACCTAGTCGAGAAGGCCATCGCCACGGTCAGGAAGAACCTGCTCGAAGGCGCGATCCTGGTCATCGCGATCCTGTTCCTGTTCCTGGGCAACATTCGCGCGGCACTGATCACGGCGATGGTGATTCCGCTGGCGATGCTGTTCACCTTCACCGGGATGTTCACCAACAAGGTCAGTGCCAACCTGATGAGCCTCGGGGCCCTGGATTTCGGCATCATCGTCGATGGCGCGGTGGTCATCGTCGAGAACGCGATTCGCCGGCTGGCCCATGCGCAGCACCGGCACGGGCGGATGCTGACGCGCTCCGAGCGCTTCCACGAGGTCTTCGCCGCAGCGAAAGAGGCCCGCCGACCGCTGATTTTCGGCCAGCTGATCATCATGGTGGTCTACCTGCCGATCTTCGCCCTGACCGGCGTGGAAGGCAAAATGTTCCACCCCATGGCCTTCACCGTGGTGATCGCCTTGCTCGGGGCGATGATCCTCTCGGTGACCTTCGTGCCGGCCGCGATCGCCATGTTCGTGACCGGCAAGGTCAAGGAAGAGGAGGGCGTCGTGATGCGCACGGCTCGTGTGCGTTACGCGCCGGTGCTGGCCTGGGTCTTGAAGCATCGCCTGGGTGCCTTTGCCATGGCGTTCGTGCTGATCGTGCTGTCCGGTGTGCTGGCCAGTCGCATGGGCAGCGAGTTCGTGCCCAGCCTGAGCGAAGGTGACTTTGCCCTGCAGGCGCTGCGCGTCCCGGGCACCAGCCTGTCGCAGTCCGTATCCATGCAACAGCGGCTGGAGAAAGCCATCGTCGAGAAGGTGCCGGAGGTGGAGCGCATGTTCGCCCGAACCGGGACTGCGGAAATCGCTTCCGACCCGATGCCGCCAAACATCTCCGACAGCTACGTCATGCTCAAGCCGCAAAGCCAGTGGCCCGATCCGGGCAAGTCGCGCGAGCAGCTCATCGCCGAGCTGCAGCAGGCTGCGGCCAGCGTTCCGGGCAGCAACTACGAGCTGTCCCAGCCGATCCAGTTGCGCTTCAACGAACTGGTGTCCGGCGTGCGCAGCGACGTTGCGGTCAAGGTCTTCGGCGATGACATGGCCGTGCTGAACCAGACGGCCACCCAGATCGCGGCAACCTTGCAGAAAGTGCCCGGTGCTTCCGAGGTGAAGGTCGAGCAGACCACCGGCCTGCCGGTGTTGACTATCAACATCGATCGCACCCGGGCCGCGCGCTATGGGCTGAATGTCGGCGATGTGCAGGATGCGATCGCCACTGCGGTCGGTGGGCGCCAGGCTGGCACGCTGTACGAGGGCGACCGCCGGTTCGACCTGGTGGTTCGGCTGTCGGACACGCTGCGTACCGACGTCGCCGGGCTTTCCGACCTGCTCATTCCGATCCCGGCGATGGCCGGCAGCAGCGACCAGCAGATCGGTTTCATCCCGCTGTCGCAGGTCGCGAGCCTGGACCTGGTGCTGGGTCCGAACCAGATCAGCCGGGAAAACGGCAAGCGCGTGGTGGTGGTCAGTGCCAACGTGCGTGGGCGTGACCTGGGCTCGTTCGTCGAGGAGGCCGGGGCGCGTATCGACGACGGTGTGCGCATCCCGCCAGGCTACTGGACCGGCTGGGGCGGCCAGTTCGAACAGCTGCAGTCGGCGGCCAAGCGCCTGCAGATTGTCGTGCCGGTGGCTTTGCTGATGGTCATGGCGCTGTTGTTCATGATGTTCAACAGCCTGAAGGACGGCCTGCTGGTGTTCACCGGTATTCCGTTCGCGTTGACCGGCGGCGTCCTGGCGCTGTGGCTGCGCGATATCCCACTGTCGATTTCCGCTGGTGTGGGCTTTATCGCGTTGTCGGGGGTGGCGGTGCTCAACGGCCTGGTGATGATCGCCTTCATTCGCAATCTGCGCGAGGAGGGGCGGTCCCTCGGGGACGCGGTGACCGAAGGCGCGCTGACCCGCCTGCGGCCGGTCCTGATGACGGCGCTGGTGGCCTCCCTGGGGTTCATCCCGATGGCGCTGGCCACCGGTACGGGGGCCGAGGTGCAGCGGCCTTTGGCGACGGTGGTGATCGGCGGGATCCTGTCCTCCACCGTGCTGACATTGCTGGTGCTTCCGGCCCTGTACCAGTGGGCTCATCGTCGAGAAGAAGCGTAG
- a CDS encoding efflux RND transporter periplasmic adaptor subunit, with the protein MNNKRSMATALAVVALIGLGSLALNGRELPFAAEAQPAGKPAGEADHGHAEGKGQGGDAEEGSHEEEGQLALTTQQIDAAGIELATAAPRLMSTSISFAGEIRFDEDRTSHVVPRVAGIVEQVKVELGDSVKKGQVLAVIASQQITDLRSELEAAQRRTELARLTLQREKKLWEDRISAEQDYLLARQAYQEADISLANARQKLNAIGANLKAAAGNRYELIAPFDSVVVEKHLGIGEVVSESTAAFTLSDLTRVWATFGVTPKDLKQVVVGRAVKVSAPDLGAQVDGRVSYVGSLLGEQTRAASVRVVLANPDGAWRPGLFVSIDVTAQQGTAQVALPEAAVQTVEDKPSVFVRNDEGFQVQTVTLGRREGGYVEILQGLDAGTPVAAAGSFILKSELGKSSAEHAH; encoded by the coding sequence ATGAACAACAAACGCAGCATGGCGACGGCCTTGGCCGTGGTGGCCCTGATCGGCCTGGGCAGTTTGGCGCTGAACGGTCGGGAGTTGCCGTTCGCGGCAGAGGCGCAGCCGGCGGGAAAACCGGCCGGCGAGGCCGATCACGGGCACGCCGAAGGAAAAGGGCAGGGCGGCGACGCCGAAGAGGGCAGCCACGAGGAGGAGGGCCAGTTGGCGCTGACGACGCAGCAGATCGACGCGGCCGGCATCGAACTGGCGACGGCGGCGCCGAGGCTGATGAGCACGTCGATCTCCTTTGCGGGCGAGATCCGCTTCGACGAAGACCGTACGAGCCATGTCGTTCCACGTGTCGCCGGGATCGTCGAGCAGGTGAAGGTCGAACTGGGCGATTCGGTGAAGAAGGGCCAGGTCCTGGCCGTGATCGCCAGCCAGCAGATCACCGACCTGCGCAGCGAACTGGAGGCCGCGCAGCGCAGGACCGAGCTGGCGCGCCTGACCCTGCAACGCGAGAAGAAACTGTGGGAAGACCGGATTTCCGCCGAGCAGGACTACCTGCTGGCCCGGCAGGCCTACCAGGAGGCTGATATCAGCCTGGCCAACGCCCGCCAGAAGCTCAACGCCATCGGCGCCAACCTCAAGGCCGCTGCCGGTAATCGCTATGAGCTGATTGCGCCGTTCGATTCCGTCGTGGTGGAAAAACACCTTGGGATTGGCGAAGTCGTCAGCGAGTCGACTGCCGCCTTCACGCTATCGGACCTGACCCGTGTCTGGGCCACCTTCGGCGTCACGCCCAAGGACCTGAAACAGGTGGTGGTGGGCCGGGCAGTCAAGGTCAGTGCGCCGGACCTCGGCGCCCAGGTCGATGGCCGGGTCAGTTACGTCGGCAGCCTGCTGGGCGAGCAGACCCGCGCGGCCTCCGTCCGGGTGGTGTTGGCCAACCCGGACGGCGCATGGCGACCCGGGCTGTTCGTGTCCATCGACGTGACGGCGCAGCAGGGTACGGCCCAGGTGGCCTTGCCCGAGGCGGCGGTGCAAACCGTCGAGGACAAGCCGTCGGTGTTCGTTCGCAACGACGAAGGCTTCCAGGTGCAGACCGTGACGCTCGGGCGCCGGGAGGGCGGTTACGTGGAGATTCTCCAGGGGCTGGATGCCGGTACGCCGGTGGCCGCCGCGGGCAGCTTCATTCTCAAGTCCGAGCTGGGCAAGAGCTCCGCCGAGCATGCCCATTGA